Proteins encoded together in one Lathyrus oleraceus cultivar Zhongwan6 chromosome 5, CAAS_Psat_ZW6_1.0, whole genome shotgun sequence window:
- the LOC127083230 gene encoding E3 ubiquitin-protein ligase SIRP1, producing MEETMAARYWCHACSQIVSPIMGMEMKCPVCQSGFIEEMSSATGINDLQNTPENDFGSDRSPSLWAPILLGMMGNPRLRRRLRRIELEEDYDSGNRDGDNGNGGVGHYDRELESILRRRRRSSATIQQLLQGIRAGLTSESHENTDRDDRVREREREHVILINPFNQTIIVQGSYDSNRDQSDNHNPIGSLGDYFVGPGLDLLLQHLSENDPNRYGTPPAPKEAVEALPTVKINENMQCSVCLDDFEVGSDAKEMPCKHRFHSACILPWLELHSSCPVCRSQLRVDEPKQNSDVSRNNRNQRENENIGHANNAERDSEGRSASGGRRFSFPWPFNGLFSSSSSSSSNANGNSTHPERN from the coding sequence ATGGAGGAAACAATGGCAGCAAGATATTGGTGTCACGCTTGTTCTCAAATAGTCAGTCCTATCATGGGAATGGAGATGAAATGTCCAGTTTGCCAAAGTGGATTTATTGAAGAAATGAGCAGTGCAACTGGTATCAATGACTTGCAAAATACACCAGAAAATGATTTTGGATCGGATCGTTCTCCCTCCCTTTGGGCACCAATCTTGCTAGGCATGATGGGCAATCCGCGGCTTCGTCGGAGATTGAGACGGATAGAGCTTGAAGAGGATTATGATAGTGGGAATCGCGATGGTGATAATGGTAATGGTGGTGTAGGACATTATGATCGAGAGCTCGAGTCCATCCTTCGAAGGAGGAGAAGAAGCTCTGCTACTATTCAGCAATTGCTCCAAGGCATAAGAGCTGGACTGACATCTGAGTCGCATGAGAATACGGATAGGGATGACCGTGTTAGGGAAAGAGAAAGAGAGCATGTAATATTGATTAATCCTTTTAATCAGACTATTATTGTTCAAGGCTCCTATGATTCAAACCGGGACCAAAGTGATAATCATAACCCCATTGGGTCTTTGGGTGACTATTTTGTAGGGCCTGGTTTGGATCTATTGTTGCAACATTTGTCTGAGAATGACCCTAATAGGTATGGAACTCCACCTGCTCCAAAGGAAGCCGTTGAAGCTTTACCAACTGTGAAAATCAATGAGAATATGCAGTGTTCTGTCTGTTTGGATGATTTTGAAGTTGGTTCCGATGCCAAAGAGATGCCATGTAAACATAGGTTTCATAGTGCTTGTATCCTGCCCTGGCTGGAGCTTCATAGTTCTTGTCCGGTTTGCAGATCTCAATTGCGAGTGGATGAACCCAAGCAAAACTCTGATGTGTCAAGGAATAATAGAAATCAAAGGGAGAATGAAAATATTGGACATGCCAATAATGCTGAAAGGGATAGTGAAGGGAGAAGTGCAAGTGGGGGTAGAAGATTCTCATTTCCATGGCCTTTCAATGGATtattttcatcttcatcatcatctaGTTCAAATGCCAATGGAAACAGTACTCACCCAGAAAGAAACTGA